In a genomic window of Saccharomyces kudriavzevii IFO 1802 strain IFO1802 genome assembly, chromosome: 2:
- the RFC5 gene encoding replication factor C subunit 5 (similar to Saccharomyces cerevisiae RFC5 (YBR087W); ancestral locus Anc_3.326): MSLWVDKYRPKSLNALSHNDELTNFLKSLADQPRDLPHLLLYGPNGTGKKTRCMALLESIFGAGVYRLKIDVRQFVTSSNRKLELNVVSSPYHLEITPSDMGNNDRIVIQELLKEVAQMEQVDFQDSKDGLAHRYKCVIINEANSLTKDAQAALRRTMEKYSKNIRLIMICDSMSPIIAPIKSRCLLIRCPTPSDNEISKILSDVVTNERINLETKDILQKIARESNGNLRISLLMLESMALNNEMTLKSSSPIIKADWLIVIQKLTRKIVKERSVNSLIECRAVLYDLLAHCIPANVILKEITFALLDVETLNTGNKSSIIEYSSVFDERLSLGNKAIFHLEGFIAKVMCSLD, encoded by the coding sequence ATGTCGTTGTGGGTAGATAAATATAGACCTAAGTCGTTGAATGCACTTTCACATAATGACGAATTGacaaatttcttgaaatcgCTAGCTGATCAACCTCGTGATTTACCTCATCTACTACTATATGGACCGAATGGCACAGGTAAAAAGACACGTTGTATGGCGCTATTGGAGTCTATATTTGGAGCAGGAGTTTACAGGCTAAAGATTGACGTTAGACAGTTCGTCACTTCCTCGAACAGGAAATTAGAATTGAATGTGGTCAGTTCGCCATATCATTTAGAGATCACACCAAGCGATATGGGTAATAATGATAGAATTGTCATTCAGGAACTACTGAAGGAAGTGGCACAAATGGAGCAAGTGGACTTCCAAGATTCTAAGGATGGATTGGCTCACAGATATAAATGTGTTATAATTAACGAGGCAAACTCTTTAACAAAAGATGCTCAAGCAGCCTTAAGGCGTACCATGGAAAAATACTCCAAGAACATTAGATTGATCATGATCTGCGATTCAATGTCCCCTATAATTGCTCCCATCAAATCACGTTGTCTACTGATTCGTTGCCCCACACCAAGTGACAACGAAATTTCCAAGATTCTGTCAGATGTAGTAACGAATGAAAGAATAAACCTGGAAACAAAAGatattttacaaaagaTAGCCCGGGAATCAAATGGCAATCTTCGAATCTCGCTGTTGATGCTTGAATCTATGGCattgaataatgaaatgACACTGAAAAGCAGTAGTCCTATAATAAAGGCGGACTGGCTTATCGTGATCCAAAAACTAACGAGGAAAATCGTGAAAGAGAGATCTGTTAATTCTTTAATTGAATGCAGAGCCGTTCTGTACGACTTGCTAGCTCATTGTATACCTGCAAACGTCATCTTGAAGGAAATAACGTTCGCTTTACTGGATGTGGAAACCTTGAACACCGGAAACAAATCGTCGATTATTGAATATTCAAGTGTTTTTGACGAGAGGCTATCGCTTGGAAACAAGGCGATCTTCCACTTGGAAGGATTTATAGCAAAAGTCATGTGCTCCTTAGATtga
- the POL30 gene encoding proliferating cell nuclear antigen (similar to Saccharomyces cerevisiae POL30 (YBR088C); ancestral locus Anc_3.332) yields MLEAKFEEASLFKRIIDGFKDCVQLVNFQCKEDGIIAQAVDDSRVLLVSLEIGVEAFQEYRCDHPVTLGMDLTSLSKILRCGNNTDTLTLIADNTPDSIILLFEDTKKDRIAEYSLKLMDIDADFLKIEELQYDSTLSLPSSEFSKIVRDLSQLSDSINIMVTKETIKFVADGDIGSGSVIIKPFVDMEHPETSIKLEMDQPVDLTFGAKYLLDIIKGSSLSDRVGIRLSSEAPALFQFDLKSGFLQFFLAPKFNDEE; encoded by the coding sequence atgttagAAGCCAAGTTCGAAGAAGCAtcccttttcaaaagaatcatTGATGGTTTCAAGGACTGTGTCCAACTGGTCAATTTCCAATGCAAGGAAGACGGCATCATCGCTCAAGCTGTCGATGACTCAAGAGTTTTGTTGGTGTCCTTGGAAATCGGTGTCGAAGCCTTCCAAGAGTATAGATGTGACCATCCTGTTACACTAGGTATGGATTTAACTTCTTTAAGTAAGATCCTACGCTGTGGTAACAATACTGATACTTTAACCCTGATTGCTGATAACACACCGGACTCTATCATTTTACTATTCGAAGATACTAAAAAGGATCGTATAGCCGAatattctttgaagttAATGGATATTGATGCagattttttaaaaattgaagaattacAATACGACTCCACTCTGTCCTTACCATCTTCTGAGTTCTCTAAAATCGTTCGTGATTTGTCACAACTTAGCGATTCCATTAATATCATGGTcactaaagaaacaatcaaATTCGTAGCAGATGGTGATATAGGATCAGGTTCCGTCATAATAAAACCATTTGTGGACATGGAACACCCTGAAACAAGTATCAAACTAGAAATGGACCAGCCTGTGGACTTGACGTTCGGCGCCAAGTACTTGTTGGATATCATCAAAGGTTCTTCTCTTTCCGACAGAGTCGGCATTAGACTATCTAGCGAAGCTCCAGCTTTGTTCCAATTTGATTTAAAGAGTGGGTTCCTACAATTCTTCTTGGCTCCTAAATTCAACGACGAGGAataa
- the NHP6B gene encoding high-mobility group nucleosome-binding protein (similar to Saccharomyces cerevisiae NHP6B (YBR089C-A) and NHP6A (YPR052C); ancestral locus Anc_3.333) — protein sequence MAATKEPKQPKQTKEPKKRTTRRKKDPNAPKRGLSAYMFFANENRDIVRSENPDVTFGQVGRILGEKWKALTAEDKQPYESKAQADKKRYESEKELYNATRA from the coding sequence ATGGCCGCAACTAAGGAACCAAAACAACCAAAGCAAACAAAGgaaccaaagaaaagaaccaCCAGGAGAAAGAAGGATCCCAACGCCCCAAAGAGAGGTTTGTCGGCCTACATGTTCTTCGCCAACGAAAATAGAGATATCGTCCGTTCTGAGAACCCTGACGTAACCTTTGGCCAAGTGGGCAGAATATTGggtgaaaaatggaaggcTCTAACCGCGGAGGATAAGCAACCTTACGAATCCAAGGCTCAAGCTGACAAGAAGAGATATGAGTCCGAAAAGGAATTGTATAATGCTACACGCGCCTGA
- the TIM12 gene encoding Tim12p (similar to Saccharomyces cerevisiae TIM12 (YBR091C); ancestral locus Anc_3.334) — protein MSLFLNSLRGNQEVSQEKLDVAGVQFDAMCSTFNTILRTCLEKCIPHEGYSEPDLAKGEQCCIDRCVAKMHYSNRLIGGFVQTRGFGPENQLRHYSRFLSKKTTGEPKD, from the coding sequence ATGTCGTTATTTCTGAATAGTCTGAGAGGTAACCAGGAGGTGTCTCAGGAGAAGTTAGACGTGGCAGGAGTGCAATTCGACGCGATGTGTTCTACTTTTAACACCATCCTCAGAACGTGTCTTGAAAAGTGTATCCCGCACGAGGGCTACAGCGAGCCCGACCTTGCGAAGGGGGAACAGTGCTGCATAGATAGATGTGTGGCAAAGATGCACTACAGCAACCGCCTCATCGGCGGGTTTGTACAGACACGAGGGTTCGGGCCGGAGAATCAACTACGACATTACTCCCGATTTCTGTCCAAGAAAACGACCGGTGAGCCCAAAGACTAG